One Streptomyces sp. SAI-135 DNA segment encodes these proteins:
- the prfA gene encoding peptide chain release factor 1: MFEAVEELVGEHADLEKKLADPSVHSDQANARKLNKRYAELTPIVATYRSWKQTGDDIETAKELAADDPDFAAEVKELSEQRETLTEKLRLLLVPRDPSDDKDVILEIKAGAGGDESALFAGDLLRMYLRYAERVGWKTEIIDATESELGGYKDVQVAVKTKGGQGATEPGQGVWARLKYEGGVHRVQRVPATESQGRIHTSAAGVLVTPEAEEVDVEINPNDLRIDVYRSSGPGGQSVNTTDSAVRITHIPTGVVASCQNEKSQLQNKEQALRILRSRLLAAAQEEAERNAADARRSQVRTVDRSEKIRTYNFPENRISDHRVGFKSYNLDQVLDGDLDAVIQACVDADSAAKLAAA, encoded by the coding sequence ATGTTCGAGGCCGTCGAGGAACTCGTCGGTGAGCACGCCGACCTGGAGAAGAAGCTCGCCGACCCGTCGGTCCACTCCGACCAGGCCAACGCGCGCAAGCTGAACAAGCGCTACGCCGAGCTCACCCCGATCGTCGCCACGTACCGCTCCTGGAAGCAGACCGGCGACGACATCGAGACGGCGAAGGAACTCGCCGCCGACGACCCGGACTTCGCGGCCGAGGTCAAGGAGCTCTCCGAGCAGCGCGAGACGCTGACGGAGAAGCTGCGGCTGCTCCTCGTCCCGCGGGACCCGAGTGACGACAAGGACGTCATCCTGGAGATCAAGGCCGGCGCCGGCGGTGACGAGTCGGCCCTGTTCGCCGGTGACCTCCTGCGCATGTACCTCCGGTACGCCGAGCGCGTCGGCTGGAAGACCGAGATCATCGACGCCACCGAGTCCGAGCTGGGCGGCTACAAGGACGTCCAGGTCGCCGTGAAGACCAAGGGCGGCCAGGGCGCCACCGAGCCCGGCCAGGGCGTGTGGGCCCGCCTGAAGTACGAGGGCGGGGTGCACCGGGTGCAGCGCGTGCCCGCCACCGAGTCCCAGGGCCGGATCCACACCTCCGCGGCCGGTGTGCTGGTCACGCCCGAGGCGGAGGAGGTCGACGTCGAGATCAACCCCAACGACCTGCGCATCGACGTCTACCGCTCCTCCGGTCCCGGCGGGCAGTCCGTCAACACGACCGACTCCGCCGTGCGCATCACCCACATCCCCACCGGGGTAGTCGCCTCCTGCCAGAACGAGAAGAGCCAGCTGCAGAACAAGGAGCAGGCCCTGCGTATCCTGCGCTCCAGGCTGCTCGCGGCGGCGCAGGAGGAGGCGGAGCGCAATGCCGCCGACGCCCGGCGCAGCCAGGTCCGCACCGTCGACCGCTCCGAGAAGATCCGCACGTACAACTTCCCGGAGAACCGCATCTCGGACCACCGTGTCGGCTTCAAGTCGTACAACCTGGACCAGGTCCTGGACGGCGACCTCGACGCGGTGATCCAGGCCTGCGTCGACGCGGACTCGGCAGCGAAACTGGCAGCTGCCTGA
- the prmC gene encoding peptide chain release factor N(5)-glutamine methyltransferase: MNLLLAEVAQATQRLADAGVPSPRNDAEELAAFVHGVKRGELHSVKDADFDARYWETIARREQREPLQHITGLAYFRYLELQVGPGVFVPRPETESVVGWAIDAVRAMDVVEPCIVDLCTGSGAIALALAQEVPRSRVHAVELSEDALRWTRKNVEGSRVDLRQGNALDAFPDLDGHVDLVISNPPYIPLTEWEYVAPEARDYDPELALFSGEDGLDLIRGLERTAHRLLRPGGVVVIEHADTQGGQVPWIFTEERGWADAADHPDLNNRPRFATARKALP, from the coding sequence GTGAACCTGCTGCTCGCAGAGGTGGCCCAGGCCACCCAGCGGCTGGCCGACGCCGGCGTGCCCTCGCCGCGCAACGACGCGGAGGAGCTCGCCGCGTTCGTGCACGGCGTGAAGCGGGGCGAGCTGCACTCCGTGAAGGACGCGGACTTCGACGCCCGCTACTGGGAGACCATCGCGCGCCGGGAGCAGCGCGAGCCGCTCCAGCACATCACCGGCCTCGCCTACTTCCGCTACCTCGAACTCCAGGTGGGGCCCGGGGTGTTCGTGCCCCGGCCCGAGACCGAGTCGGTGGTCGGGTGGGCCATAGACGCCGTGCGCGCGATGGACGTCGTCGAGCCGTGCATCGTCGACCTGTGCACCGGCTCCGGCGCCATCGCGCTCGCCCTCGCCCAGGAGGTGCCGCGCTCCCGCGTGCACGCCGTGGAGCTGTCGGAGGACGCCCTCCGGTGGACCCGTAAGAACGTCGAGGGATCGCGGGTCGACCTGCGGCAGGGCAATGCGCTGGACGCCTTCCCCGACCTCGACGGCCATGTCGACCTGGTCATCTCCAACCCGCCGTACATCCCGCTCACCGAGTGGGAGTACGTCGCCCCCGAGGCCCGGGACTACGACCCCGAACTCGCCCTGTTCTCCGGCGAGGACGGCCTCGACCTCATCCGCGGTCTGGAACGCACCGCGCACCGGCTCCTGCGCCCCGGCGGTGTCGTGGTCATCGAGCACGCCGACACCCAGGGCGGCCAGGTGCCGTGGATCTTCACCGAGGAGCGGGGCTGGGCCGACGCGGCCGACCACCCCGACCTCAACAACCGCCCCCGGTTCGCGACGGCCCGCAAGGCGCTGCCGTGA
- a CDS encoding L-threonylcarbamoyladenylate synthase yields the protein MARRYDTNDATDRTTGLREAASAVRRGELVVLPTDTVYGIGADAFSSEAVHDLLEAKGRGRNMPTPVLIGSPNTLHGLVTDFSELAWELVDAFWPGALTLVAKHQPSLQWDLGDTRGTVAVRMPLHPVAIELLTEVGPMAVSSANLTGHPSPETCDAAQEMLGDSVSVYLDGGPTPGNVPSSIVDVTREVPLLLRAGAISADELRKVVPDLEVAN from the coding sequence ATGGCACGGCGATACGACACCAACGACGCGACCGACCGCACGACCGGTCTGCGCGAAGCCGCGTCCGCCGTCCGCCGTGGCGAGCTCGTGGTCCTCCCGACCGACACGGTGTACGGCATCGGCGCCGACGCGTTCTCCTCCGAGGCCGTCCACGACCTCCTGGAGGCCAAGGGCCGGGGCCGCAACATGCCCACGCCCGTGCTGATCGGTTCCCCGAACACCCTCCACGGGCTCGTCACCGACTTCTCCGAGCTGGCCTGGGAGCTCGTCGACGCCTTCTGGCCGGGCGCGCTCACGCTCGTCGCCAAGCACCAGCCGTCCCTCCAGTGGGACCTGGGCGACACGAGGGGCACGGTGGCCGTCCGGATGCCCCTGCACCCCGTCGCCATCGAGCTGCTGACCGAGGTCGGCCCCATGGCGGTCTCCTCCGCCAACCTCACCGGCCACCCCTCGCCGGAGACCTGCGACGCCGCGCAGGAGATGCTCGGCGACTCGGTCTCCGTCTACCTCGACGGCGGCCCGACCCCCGGCAACGTCCCCTCCTCGATCGTCGACGTCACCCGCGAGGTGCCCCTGCTGCTGCGCGCGGGCGCGATCTCCGCGGACGAGCTCAGGAAGGTCGTACCCGACCTCGAGGTGGCGAATTGA
- a CDS encoding protein-tyrosine-phosphatase: MTAPDAGRGIWDGEETRTFTGLPRDSFRILHVSTGNVCRSPITERLTRHALADRLGDPLWGGLVVESAGTWGHEGAPMEANAETVLAEFGADPSGFTGRELLDEHVIMADLVLTATRDHRQQVISMGHSAGLRTFTLKEFTRLVKAIDPATLPPLEDGLVMRARALVRAAAALRGWLLAPTAEADEVFDPYGAPLTFFRSIGDEIHEALDPVVTALTGVPART, translated from the coding sequence TTGACGGCCCCTGACGCGGGGCGTGGCATATGGGACGGGGAAGAGACGCGGACCTTCACGGGTCTCCCGCGTGACAGCTTCCGCATCCTCCACGTCAGCACCGGAAACGTCTGCCGCTCGCCGATCACCGAGCGGCTGACCCGGCATGCCCTGGCGGACCGGCTCGGCGACCCGCTGTGGGGCGGCCTGGTCGTGGAGAGCGCGGGGACCTGGGGCCACGAGGGCGCGCCCATGGAGGCCAACGCGGAGACCGTGCTCGCCGAGTTCGGCGCGGACCCCTCCGGCTTCACGGGACGGGAGCTGCTGGACGAACACGTGATCATGGCGGACCTCGTCCTGACCGCCACCCGCGACCACCGCCAGCAGGTGATCTCCATGGGGCACTCGGCGGGTCTGCGGACCTTCACCCTGAAGGAGTTCACCCGCCTGGTGAAGGCGATAGACCCGGCGACCCTGCCGCCCCTGGAGGACGGCCTGGTGATGCGCGCACGCGCCCTGGTCCGCGCGGCGGCCGCTCTACGCGGGTGGCTCCTGGCCCCGACCGCCGAGGCCGACGAGGTCTTCGACCCGTACGGCGCCCCGCTGACCTTCTTCCGCTCGATCGGCGACGAGATACACGAGGCGCTGGATCCGGTGGTCACCGCGCTCACCGGTGTACCCGCAAGGACGTAA
- the glyA gene encoding serine hydroxymethyltransferase yields the protein MSVTHAPQTADVLTRQDPELAEILLGELDRQSSTLQLIAAENFCSPAVLAALGSPLANKYAEGYPGARHHGGCEIVDVAERLAVERAKALFGADHANVQSHSGSSAVLAAYAALLRPGDTVLALGLPYGGHLTHGSPANFSGRWFDFVPYGVDAETGLIDHDQVRALARTHRPKAIVCGSIAYPRHIDHAFFREVADEVGAYLIADAAHPIGLVAGGAAPNPVPYADIVCATTHKVLRGPRGGMILCGSELAERVDRAVFPFTQGGAQMHTIAAKAVAFGEAATPAFGAYAHQVIANAKVLAAALADEGLVVTTGGTDTHLVTADPAPLGVDGRTARGRLAAAGMVLDCCALPHADSRGLRLGTAAVTTQGMAEKEMERIAALLAGVVRGEAESARAREEVRDLVGGFPPYPA from the coding sequence ATGTCGGTCACCCATGCGCCCCAGACCGCCGACGTCCTCACGCGGCAGGATCCCGAGCTGGCCGAGATCCTGCTCGGGGAGCTGGACCGGCAGTCGTCGACGCTCCAGCTCATCGCCGCCGAGAACTTCTGCTCGCCGGCCGTGCTGGCCGCCCTCGGCTCCCCGCTGGCCAACAAGTACGCCGAGGGCTATCCGGGCGCCCGGCACCACGGCGGCTGCGAGATCGTCGACGTCGCCGAACGGCTGGCCGTGGAGCGGGCGAAGGCCCTGTTCGGCGCCGACCACGCCAACGTGCAGTCCCACTCCGGCTCTTCGGCGGTCCTCGCCGCCTACGCCGCGCTGCTGCGCCCCGGCGACACCGTCCTCGCCCTGGGCCTGCCCTACGGCGGCCACCTCACCCACGGCTCGCCCGCCAACTTCTCCGGCCGCTGGTTCGACTTCGTCCCCTACGGCGTCGACGCCGAGACCGGGCTCATCGACCACGACCAGGTGCGCGCCCTCGCCCGCACCCACCGGCCCAAGGCGATCGTCTGCGGCTCCATCGCCTACCCCCGGCACATCGACCACGCCTTCTTCCGCGAGGTCGCCGACGAGGTGGGCGCGTACCTCATCGCCGACGCCGCCCACCCCATCGGGCTCGTCGCCGGAGGAGCGGCGCCCAATCCGGTGCCGTACGCCGACATCGTCTGCGCCACCACGCACAAGGTGCTGCGCGGCCCCCGGGGCGGAATGATCCTCTGCGGGAGCGAACTGGCCGAGCGGGTCGACCGGGCCGTCTTCCCGTTCACCCAGGGCGGTGCGCAGATGCACACCATCGCCGCGAAGGCGGTCGCGTTCGGCGAGGCGGCGACCCCGGCGTTCGGCGCGTACGCCCATCAGGTGATCGCCAACGCGAAGGTCCTCGCCGCCGCCCTGGCCGACGAGGGTCTCGTGGTCACCACCGGCGGGACCGACACCCACCTCGTGACGGCCGACCCGGCGCCCCTCGGCGTCGACGGGCGCACGGCGCGGGGACGGCTCGCGGCCGCGGGGATGGTGCTCGACTGCTGTGCGCTGCCTCACGCCGACAGCCGCGGACTGCGCCTGGGGACGGCCGCCGTCACCACCCAGGGCATGGCCGAGAAGGAGATGGAGCGGATCGCCGCCCTGCTCGCGGGGGTGGTGCGGGGCGAGGCCGAGAGCGCCCGGGCACGTGAAGAAGTGCGGGACCTGGTCGGCGGATTTCCGCCGTATCCGGCCTGA
- a CDS encoding MraY family glycosyltransferase: protein MREYLLTLCITAAVTYLLTGPVRKFAIVAGAMPEIRARDVHREPTPRLGGIAMFFGLCAGLLVADHLTNLSEVFEKSNEPRALLSGAALIWLIGVLDDKFEIDALIKLGGQMIAAGVMVMQGLTILWLPIPSVGSVALTQWQGTLLTVALVVITINAVNFVDGLDGLAAGMVCIAAAAFFLYAYRIWYSYGIEAAAPATLFSAILMGMCIGFLPHNMHPARIFMGDSGSMLIGLVLAAGAISITGQIDPDALKLFAGSEKAAVHQTVPVYIPLLLPLTIIAVPAADLISAIVRRTWRGQSPFAADRGHLHHRLLEIGHSHSRAVWIMYFWSALIAFGSLAYSVNSASMWIVLGVVFLSAIGLVLLLLPRFTPRVPMWAQHIVPPRYRRRRRAVVAEPVEVEQRAPVAVGVAGVNGATALSARSQRAREAQGRDVALTPKVRI, encoded by the coding sequence GTGCGTGAATACCTGCTGACGCTCTGCATCACGGCCGCGGTGACGTATCTGCTGACAGGGCCGGTACGGAAGTTCGCGATCGTGGCCGGAGCGATGCCGGAGATCAGGGCCCGTGACGTGCACCGGGAACCGACTCCGAGGCTCGGCGGTATCGCCATGTTCTTCGGACTGTGCGCGGGCCTGCTGGTCGCCGACCACCTGACCAACCTCAGCGAGGTCTTCGAGAAGTCCAACGAACCGCGCGCGCTGCTCTCCGGGGCCGCGCTGATCTGGCTGATCGGCGTCCTGGACGACAAGTTCGAGATCGACGCCCTGATCAAGCTGGGCGGCCAGATGATCGCCGCGGGCGTGATGGTCATGCAGGGTCTGACGATCCTGTGGCTGCCCATCCCCAGCGTCGGCTCGGTCGCGCTGACCCAGTGGCAGGGCACCCTGCTGACGGTCGCGCTCGTCGTCATCACCATCAACGCGGTGAACTTCGTCGACGGCCTCGACGGCCTCGCGGCCGGCATGGTCTGCATCGCGGCGGCGGCGTTCTTCCTGTACGCCTACCGGATCTGGTACTCGTACGGCATCGAGGCGGCCGCCCCGGCGACGCTCTTCTCGGCGATCCTGATGGGCATGTGCATCGGCTTCCTGCCGCACAACATGCACCCCGCGCGGATCTTCATGGGCGACTCCGGCTCGATGCTCATCGGCCTGGTGCTGGCCGCGGGCGCGATCTCCATCACCGGGCAGATCGACCCGGACGCCCTGAAGCTGTTCGCCGGGTCGGAGAAGGCGGCCGTGCACCAGACGGTTCCCGTCTACATCCCGCTGCTGCTGCCGCTGACCATCATCGCGGTGCCGGCCGCCGACCTGATCTCGGCCATCGTGCGCCGCACCTGGCGCGGCCAGTCGCCGTTCGCCGCCGACCGCGGGCACCTGCACCACCGGCTCCTGGAGATCGGGCACTCGCACAGCAGGGCCGTGTGGATCATGTACTTCTGGTCGGCACTGATCGCGTTCGGCTCGCTGGCCTACTCGGTCAACTCCGCGTCCATGTGGATCGTGCTCGGCGTGGTGTTCCTCAGCGCGATCGGGCTCGTCCTGCTCCTGCTGCCGCGCTTCACCCCGCGGGTGCCGATGTGGGCCCAGCACATCGTGCCGCCGCGCTACCGCCGCCGCAGGCGTGCGGTGGTCGCGGAGCCCGTGGAGGTGGAACAGCGCGCCCCGGTCGCCGTGGGAGTGGCGGGTGTCAACGGCGCGACCGCGCTGAGCGCCCGGTCGCAGCGTGCCCGAGAGGCGCAAGGCCGAGACGTCGCGCTGACGCCCAAGGTAAGAATCTGA
- the atpB gene encoding F0F1 ATP synthase subunit A, with protein sequence MSADPTQTLAFETDCHLFDGCGFPAPGLHSFMFEPLWGDADGNGLYFNKPMLLALLGSIIIVGFFWAAFARPKVVPGKLQMIAEAGYDFVRRGVVYETIGKKEGEKYVPLAVSLFFFIWMLNLWSIIPVASFPVTSIIAYPAVLAAIVYITWVSLTFKRHGFVGFFKNVTGYDKSLGAVLPLAMVIEFFSNLLVRPFTHAVRLFANMFAGHTLLLLFTIASWYMLNGIGIAYSGVSFVMVIVMTAFELFIQAVQAYVFVLLTCTYIQGALAEHH encoded by the coding sequence GTGAGTGCTGACCCGACGCAGACGCTCGCCTTCGAGACCGACTGCCACCTGTTCGACGGGTGTGGCTTCCCGGCTCCCGGCCTGCACTCGTTCATGTTCGAGCCCCTGTGGGGCGACGCGGACGGCAACGGCCTCTACTTCAACAAGCCGATGCTGCTGGCCCTGCTCGGCTCGATCATCATCGTGGGCTTCTTCTGGGCCGCCTTCGCCCGCCCGAAGGTCGTCCCCGGCAAGCTCCAGATGATCGCCGAGGCCGGCTACGACTTCGTCCGCCGCGGCGTCGTCTACGAGACGATCGGCAAGAAGGAGGGCGAGAAGTACGTACCGCTCGCCGTCTCGCTGTTCTTCTTCATCTGGATGCTCAACCTGTGGTCGATCATCCCGGTGGCCTCCTTCCCGGTGACGTCGATCATCGCCTACCCGGCAGTGCTGGCCGCGATCGTCTACATCACCTGGGTCTCGCTGACCTTCAAGCGGCACGGCTTCGTCGGTTTCTTCAAGAACGTGACGGGCTACGACAAGTCGCTCGGCGCCGTGCTGCCGCTCGCCATGGTCATCGAGTTCTTCTCGAACCTGCTGGTCCGTCCGTTCACGCACGCCGTGCGACTCTTCGCGAACATGTTCGCCGGTCACACCCTGCTGCTGCTCTTCACGATCGCCAGCTGGTACATGCTGAACGGCATCGGCATCGCCTACTCCGGCGTCTCGTTCGTGATGGTCATCGTGATGACGGCCTTCGAGCTCTTCATCCAGGCGGT